From the Streptomyces syringium genome, one window contains:
- a CDS encoding AfsR/SARP family transcriptional regulator: MTRIRLLGPVQFVSAHGTASRPGAPGPQTVLAALALRAGSLVTVDELIDRLYHDDPPSSARRVVVNYVHRLRTHIDRVDTDGGARPSSLIGTTADGYVLRLPEEGVDALRFGLLTARARHRARDGDPSAAVACLEEALGMWRGPALAGLPGPGAEDQRRALTEQRASAMEHRLELLLECGHSAELVPDILRALETYPYRERLHGALMLALYRSGRGAEALLAFDHARRVLADELGIDAGPALRALHAAILAEDRALLAAPSAVDEEAPARADLVRAGDQDPPPPAQLPPMPCDFTGRHDQIAALVSALTGGGEHAAAVITGMGGVGKTALALRTAHAVAGSYPDGQLYANLRGPDGTPCDPAGILTSFLTALGIGHERFPASLVDRTALFRTLLSQRAVLVVLDNATSVAQVEPLLPGAARCAVLITARALAAMPATLTVPLVGLGPDDAVELIGKVAGMRRLAEEPDAVAALAEACGHLPLALRAAGARLATRPAWTVAALLARVSDQARLLGELRVGELTVEAVFELSTSQLAPGQARAFTALSVPHCAEFDVRGAAAVLDLPERETEAVLEALVDAVLLETHAPGLYHFHDLVGAYARAKAQAELTEGERREVVRRAADYLCAGVVAAVRASQPLAGPLTAEIHPRRSAGPELGDAHEARVWIRRVMPTVAAVVEQAAACGDPDAVALAVDTVTLVPCFEEIVPLGQLAQAATALVPAALAHCGGDIAGTAHYAAGVILKTHSSPASLHRSRAHLLKVLETFEDAPAPGDGYRPFLLVLFTLAMLAELELQFGNFAAARGFAERSVALAAVSGDRELVARRRTVLLRIEVEDPDRRMALDRIGSRCRELTGVFTRSEDEKWLIRVMMTEADSLLGNGSHAAAARQYRRVLERARDSGHARNEAECLFRLSEALLATGDTGGAVGAARDALAGAQPTGEPLLMARSHEALGRALRAVREESAADDHLAQAEELYRGLRRPAETGADALAGSRPGAVRRHPDGTRSPR, translated from the coding sequence GGTCGTGAACTACGTGCACCGGCTGCGGACGCACATCGACCGCGTGGACACGGACGGCGGCGCGCGCCCGTCGTCGCTCATCGGCACCACGGCCGACGGGTACGTGCTGCGGCTCCCCGAGGAAGGCGTCGACGCGCTGCGGTTCGGTCTGCTCACCGCACGTGCCAGGCACCGGGCCCGGGACGGTGATCCCTCGGCCGCCGTGGCCTGTCTGGAGGAGGCGCTCGGGATGTGGCGGGGCCCCGCACTGGCCGGGCTGCCCGGGCCCGGTGCCGAGGACCAGCGCCGCGCACTGACCGAGCAGCGCGCGTCCGCGATGGAGCACCGCCTGGAGCTGCTGCTCGAGTGCGGACACAGCGCGGAGCTGGTACCGGACATCCTGCGCGCTCTGGAGACGTACCCGTACCGGGAGCGGTTGCACGGTGCGCTGATGCTGGCGCTCTACCGTTCCGGGCGCGGCGCCGAGGCGCTGCTGGCCTTCGACCATGCCCGCCGGGTGCTGGCGGACGAGCTGGGCATCGACGCGGGTCCCGCGCTCCGGGCCCTGCACGCGGCCATCCTGGCGGAGGACCGGGCGCTCCTCGCGGCACCCTCCGCGGTCGACGAGGAGGCACCGGCACGGGCCGACCTGGTCCGGGCGGGCGATCAGGACCCGCCGCCGCCCGCTCAGCTCCCGCCGATGCCCTGTGACTTCACCGGCCGTCACGACCAGATCGCCGCGCTGGTCTCCGCGCTCACCGGCGGCGGCGAGCACGCCGCCGCCGTCATCACGGGCATGGGCGGGGTCGGCAAGACCGCCCTGGCCCTGCGCACGGCGCACGCCGTTGCCGGGTCCTATCCCGACGGACAGCTGTACGCGAACCTGCGCGGGCCCGACGGCACTCCGTGCGACCCGGCCGGGATCCTGACGAGCTTCCTGACGGCACTGGGCATTGGGCACGAGCGCTTCCCGGCTTCGCTCGTCGATCGCACGGCACTGTTCCGCACCCTGTTGTCGCAGCGCGCCGTGCTGGTCGTGCTCGACAACGCCACCAGCGTCGCCCAGGTCGAACCGTTGCTGCCGGGTGCGGCCCGGTGCGCCGTGCTGATCACGGCCCGGGCCCTGGCGGCGATGCCGGCCACCCTCACCGTGCCCCTGGTGGGTCTGGGCCCCGACGATGCCGTGGAGCTGATCGGCAAGGTCGCCGGGATGCGGCGGCTCGCGGAGGAGCCGGATGCCGTCGCGGCGCTGGCGGAGGCCTGCGGGCACCTGCCGCTGGCGCTGCGTGCGGCCGGGGCCCGGCTGGCGACCCGGCCGGCGTGGACCGTCGCCGCGCTGCTGGCACGCGTGTCGGACCAGGCCAGGCTGCTCGGAGAGCTTCGGGTCGGCGAGCTGACCGTCGAGGCGGTCTTCGAGTTGTCGACCTCCCAGCTGGCTCCCGGGCAGGCCCGGGCGTTCACGGCGCTGTCCGTCCCGCACTGCGCGGAGTTCGACGTCAGGGGCGCGGCCGCCGTTCTCGATCTGCCGGAGCGGGAAACCGAGGCGGTCCTGGAAGCACTGGTCGACGCCGTGCTCCTGGAGACCCACGCACCGGGCCTCTACCACTTCCACGACCTGGTCGGCGCGTACGCCCGGGCGAAGGCACAGGCGGAGCTGACCGAGGGGGAACGCCGTGAGGTGGTGCGCCGCGCGGCCGACTACCTGTGTGCCGGCGTCGTGGCCGCGGTGCGGGCCTCGCAGCCCCTGGCCGGTCCGTTGACCGCGGAGATCCACCCGAGGCGGTCGGCGGGCCCGGAGCTGGGAGACGCCCACGAGGCGAGGGTGTGGATACGGCGTGTGATGCCCACGGTGGCCGCGGTCGTCGAGCAGGCGGCGGCCTGCGGTGACCCCGATGCGGTGGCGCTGGCCGTGGACACCGTCACCCTCGTGCCCTGCTTCGAGGAGATCGTGCCGCTCGGTCAGCTCGCGCAGGCCGCGACCGCTCTGGTCCCGGCCGCCCTGGCGCACTGCGGCGGAGACATCGCGGGCACCGCCCACTACGCGGCGGGAGTGATCCTCAAGACGCATTCCTCCCCCGCGTCGCTCCATCGCTCACGGGCCCACCTGTTGAAGGTCCTGGAGACCTTCGAGGACGCTCCGGCGCCGGGCGACGGCTACCGGCCCTTCCTGCTGGTGCTGTTCACGCTGGCGATGCTGGCCGAGCTGGAGCTTCAGTTCGGGAACTTCGCGGCGGCCCGCGGATTCGCCGAGCGGTCGGTGGCCCTGGCCGCGGTCAGCGGTGACCGGGAACTGGTCGCGCGACGGCGCACCGTCCTGCTCCGGATCGAGGTCGAGGATCCGGACCGGCGGATGGCCCTGGACCGCATCGGATCGCGGTGCCGGGAGCTGACGGGTGTCTTCACCCGCAGCGAGGACGAGAAGTGGCTGATCAGGGTGATGATGACGGAGGCGGACAGCCTGCTGGGGAACGGCAGCCACGCGGCGGCGGCCCGGCAGTACCGCCGGGTGCTGGAGAGGGCCCGGGACAGCGGCCATGCCCGCAACGAGGCGGAGTGTCTGTTCCGGCTTTCCGAGGCGCTCCTGGCGACCGGGGACACCGGGGGCGCCGTCGGCGCCGCGCGGGACGCCCTGGCCGGCGCTCAGCCGACCGGGGAACCGCTGCTGATGGCGCGCAGTCACGAGGCTCTCGGCAGGGCCCTGCGGGCGGTGCGCGAGGAGTCGGCGGCCGACGACCACCTGGCACAGGCCGAGGAGCTGTACCGGGGGCTGCGACGACCCGCGGAGACGGGGGCGGACGCCCTGGCGGGGTCCCGTCCGGGTGCGGTGCGGCGGCACCCGGACGGGACCCGGTCACCTCGGTGA